The following proteins are co-located in the Fusobacteria bacterium ZRK30 genome:
- the miaB gene encoding tRNA (N6-isopentenyl adenosine(37)-C2)-methylthiotransferase MiaB yields MTKKKATIITYGCQMNVNETAKMKKLLEGNGYEMTDDIHNSDAVFLNTCTVRGGAAGRIEGKLGNLKTIKNARKTKMIIGVTGCVAQEEKEHILERAPHVDIVIGNQNIAKLPEIMEKILKGEVVHAVLTDKEDELPPRIDANFGDGISASVAINYGCNNFCTYCIVPYVRGRERSVPMEDIVNDVRKYVEKGYKDILLLGQNVNSYGKDFENSHEINFAKLLDEICKIEGEYWVRYVSPHPKDLTMDVLEVAARHPEKIARNMHLPVQSGSTNMLKAMNRKYTKEDYLTLVDRIKTALPDISLTTDIIVGFPGETEEDFLDTMDLIKQVKYENAYMFMYSIREGTPAATMEGQISEEVKKSRLQRLMDVQNENAKECSLSYVGKTVKVLVEGTSHRNEKKMTGRISANKVVIFEGDSSLKGTFVDVKIVTAKTWTLYGELV; encoded by the coding sequence ATGACAAAGAAAAAAGCTACAATTATAACATATGGCTGCCAGATGAATGTAAATGAGACAGCTAAGATGAAAAAGTTATTAGAAGGAAATGGATATGAGATGACTGATGACATTCATAATTCAGATGCTGTATTTTTAAATACATGTACTGTAAGGGGTGGAGCAGCAGGAAGAATAGAGGGAAAGTTAGGGAATTTAAAGACTATAAAAAATGCTAGAAAGACTAAGATGATAATAGGAGTAACAGGCTGTGTAGCTCAAGAGGAAAAGGAACATATATTAGAAAGAGCACCTCATGTAGATATAGTTATCGGGAATCAAAATATAGCAAAATTACCGGAGATTATGGAAAAAATACTAAAGGGAGAGGTAGTACATGCAGTATTAACTGACAAAGAAGATGAATTGCCTCCTAGGATAGATGCTAATTTTGGAGATGGGATTTCAGCTTCTGTAGCTATAAACTATGGTTGTAATAATTTTTGTACATACTGTATAGTTCCATATGTAAGGGGTCGTGAAAGATCGGTTCCTATGGAAGACATAGTGAACGATGTGAGAAAATATGTGGAAAAAGGATATAAAGATATCTTATTATTAGGACAAAATGTAAATTCCTATGGAAAAGATTTTGAGAACAGTCATGAAATAAATTTTGCTAAATTGTTGGATGAAATTTGTAAAATAGAGGGAGAATACTGGGTTAGATATGTGTCACCTCATCCAAAGGATCTGACTATGGATGTACTGGAAGTAGCTGCTAGACATCCAGAAAAAATAGCTAGAAATATGCATCTGCCAGTACAGTCAGGATCGACTAATATGTTGAAAGCTATGAATAGAAAGTATACCAAGGAAGATTATTTAACCTTAGTAGACAGAATAAAGACTGCATTGCCGGATATATCTCTTACTACAGATATTATAGTAGGATTTCCTGGAGAGACAGAGGAAGATTTCTTAGATACTATGGATTTAATTAAACAGGTTAAGTATGAAAATGCCTATATGTTTATGTATTCTATAAGAGAGGGAACTCCGGCAGCAACTATGGAAGGTCAAATTTCAGAGGAAGTAAAAAAATCAAGGTTACAAAGATTGATGGACGTCCAAAATGAGAATGCAAAGGAATGCAGTTTGAGTTATGTAGGTAAAACTGTAAAAGTTTTAGTAGAAGGTACCAGTCATAGAAATGAGAAAAAGATGACCGGAAGGATAAGTGCAAATAAAGTAGTTATCTTTGAAGGGGATAGTTCTTTAAAAGGAACCTTTGTGGATGTTAAAATTGTAACAGCAAAAACATGGACTTTATATGGAGAATTAGTATAA
- a CDS encoding N-glycosylase/DNA lyase, whose translation MNNEYLMEIREVYKRIKPLIEARIDGYKSIWFNGNNEDVYKELAFCILTPQSKARGAEKAIDGMLNAGVFWTGIEDDLIPYLNVVRFKNTKAKNLVILREFMKDEEGRIVTKTLVDKIGDVFEKRIWLVKNIKGIGYKEASHFLRNIGFGDEIAILDRHILKNIMRLGVIDEIPKTITPKKYLEIEKKIEKYCRETEIPMDHFDLLLWYLEAGEVFK comes from the coding sequence ATGAACAATGAATATTTAATGGAGATAAGGGAAGTATATAAAAGGATAAAGCCTCTAATTGAAGCCAGGATAGACGGGTATAAATCGATTTGGTTTAACGGAAACAATGAAGATGTTTATAAAGAGCTTGCTTTCTGTATTCTGACACCTCAGTCTAAGGCCAGGGGTGCAGAAAAAGCAATAGATGGGATGTTAAATGCCGGAGTGTTTTGGACTGGGATAGAGGATGATTTGATACCGTATCTAAATGTAGTAAGGTTTAAAAACACCAAAGCAAAAAATCTGGTTATCCTCCGTGAATTTATGAAAGATGAGGAGGGAAGGATAGTTACCAAGACACTGGTCGACAAGATCGGCGATGTATTTGAAAAAAGAATTTGGTTGGTAAAAAATATCAAAGGGATAGGGTATAAGGAAGCCAGTCATTTTCTCAGAAACATAGGATTTGGTGATGAGATAGCTATCTTAGACAGGCATATATTAAAAAATATAATGAGGTTAGGAGTGATAGATGAAATCCCTAAAACTATAACTCCTAAAAAATATTTAGAGATAGAGAAGAAAATCGAAAAATATTGCAGGGAGACCGAGATACCTATGGATCATTTTGATCTGTTGTTGTGGTATTTAGAAGCTGGAGAAGTATTTAAATGA
- the eam gene encoding glutamate 2,3-aminomutase: MLTGREISLDRAKELKGTINDYLIAREDIPTGMTKDVRKQFEISKAILLKHFGATEKDWNDFKWQLSNRITDVKTLNLILDLTEEEKKEIQSVGDKYRWAISPYYACLLDPKDKYDPIRLLSIPASIELDNNSGDADPMGEEHTNPAGTITRRYPDRLIINTTNECAMYCRHCQRRRNIGESDNATHDKDLLASIEYIRSNSEVRDVLLTGGDVLALSDSRLEWILAELRTIPHVEIIRLGSRTPVTMPQRITDDLVNMIKKYHPIYLNTHFNHPKEITPEAKAACEKLANNGVPLGNQAVLLNGINNDKFVMRLMNQELLKIRCRPYYIFHAKHVQGTEHFNTSIDDGLEIMEYLRGFTSGMAIPTYIVNAPKGQGKTPLMPQYMLSRGTDYVMIRTWEGKVIKYENHPTKNIKEIY, translated from the coding sequence ATTTTGACTGGTAGAGAAATTTCCCTAGATAGGGCTAAAGAACTTAAAGGTACTATAAACGATTATTTAATAGCAAGAGAGGATATACCAACTGGTATGACTAAAGATGTAAGGAAACAATTTGAAATTTCAAAAGCGATCCTTTTAAAGCATTTTGGTGCTACTGAAAAGGACTGGAATGATTTTAAATGGCAACTTTCAAATAGAATTACTGACGTTAAAACTTTAAATCTGATCTTAGACTTGACTGAAGAAGAAAAAAAAGAAATTCAAAGTGTAGGAGATAAGTATAGATGGGCAATTTCACCATACTATGCTTGTTTATTAGATCCAAAGGATAAATATGATCCTATTAGATTACTTAGTATTCCTGCATCTATTGAATTAGACAACAACTCTGGAGATGCTGATCCTATGGGAGAGGAACATACTAATCCTGCTGGAACTATCACTAGAAGATACCCAGACAGACTTATTATAAACACAACTAATGAATGTGCAATGTATTGCAGACATTGTCAAAGAAGAAGAAATATCGGTGAGAGCGACAATGCTACCCACGATAAAGATCTTTTGGCATCGATTGAATATATTAGAAGCAACTCTGAAGTTAGAGATGTTTTACTTACTGGAGGAGATGTTTTAGCGCTATCTGATTCTAGGCTAGAGTGGATCTTAGCTGAGCTTAGAACTATCCCTCATGTAGAAATTATTAGATTAGGTAGTAGAACACCTGTTACTATGCCCCAAAGGATAACAGATGATCTAGTTAATATGATAAAAAAATATCATCCTATCTACTTAAATACACATTTCAACCATCCAAAGGAGATCACTCCTGAAGCTAAGGCTGCATGTGAAAAATTAGCAAACAACGGAGTTCCTTTAGGAAACCAGGCTGTTCTGTTAAACGGTATAAATAACGATAAATTTGTAATGAGACTTATGAATCAAGAATTATTAAAGATCAGATGCAGACCTTATTATATCTTCCATGCAAAGCATGTTCAAGGAACTGAACATTTCAATACATCTATCGATGATGGATTAGAGATCATGGAATATCTGAGAGGATTCACTTCTGGAATGGCTATTCCAACTTATATTGTTAATGCACCAAAGGGACAAGGTAAAACACCTTTAATGCCTCAATATATGTTATCTCGTGGAACTGATTATGTTATGATCAGAACTTGGGAAGGTAAAGTAATCAAGTATGAAAACCATCCTACAAAAAATATCAAAGAGATCTATTAA
- a CDS encoding xanthine phosphoribosyltransferase codes for MKILHDTILKDGLALSDSILKVDSFVNHQIDPKLMNQVGKEFVKRFEGKKIDKVLTIEASGIAPAMITALELGVPMVFAKKHKPITMDKFYSTTVYSFTKETNYNLTVSKEFITEGENILLIDDFLSAGNAILGLRDIVNQGKANVVGVGIVIEKGFKEGRKNLLKEGFHLESLAIVEKMEKGKITLNEIK; via the coding sequence ATGAAAATATTACACGATACTATATTAAAAGACGGATTAGCATTATCAGACTCAATCTTAAAGGTTGATTCATTTGTTAATCATCAAATAGATCCTAAACTCATGAACCAGGTCGGGAAAGAGTTCGTTAAAAGGTTTGAAGGAAAAAAAATAGATAAGGTCTTAACTATCGAAGCTTCTGGAATAGCTCCTGCTATGATCACCGCTTTAGAACTAGGTGTCCCTATGGTATTTGCCAAAAAGCATAAACCCATTACTATGGACAAATTTTACTCTACCACTGTATACTCATTTACAAAGGAAACTAATTACAACTTAACTGTTTCTAAAGAGTTTATAACTGAGGGAGAAAATATTCTCCTCATCGATGATTTTTTATCAGCAGGAAATGCTATCCTAGGTCTTAGAGACATTGTAAATCAAGGTAAAGCAAATGTTGTAGGAGTAGGTATAGTTATTGAAAAAGGATTTAAAGAGGGAAGAAAAAATCTTCTAAAAGAGGGATTCCACCTAGAATCATTAGCTATTGTTGAAAAGATGGAAAAAGGAAAGATTACATTAAACGAAATTAAATAA
- a CDS encoding aminotransferase class I/II-fold pyridoxal phosphate-dependent enzyme: MGILAKRSKDKNIVDTVFTMVKKASDAKVKYGEDNVIDVTIGALCDEDGKFTIFDSVSEVYKNLDKMDIAPYAESFIGNNDYLREVKSWVLGGHEEKFSVGAIATPGGSGSVSSTLKNILDPGETLLIPNIGWGPYKIMAKEHDLKIETYELFNEKDEFNIESFREKSSEIMKSQGKVLAIINDPCHNPTGYSMSRSEWESVVKVMNDLSKDGNYILLNDIAYIDYAVKGYKESRKYMECFTDLSSKNLVVFSFSCSKTLTKYGLRVGGSVFISNEKKNVDDYMRANEFTCRGIWSNIPKGGMKLFSTIQRDEILRGNLTEERNSYVKLLEKRSKIFLEEAREVGLEVYPYKEGFFITLKIKDEKIKESLEKLNQENIYPIQVAHGIRIAICGSPSKKLDGLAKKIKNIIG, translated from the coding sequence ATGGGAATATTAGCCAAAAGGTCAAAAGATAAAAATATTGTAGATACTGTATTTACAATGGTAAAAAAAGCCAGTGATGCTAAAGTTAAGTATGGAGAAGATAATGTAATAGATGTAACAATAGGGGCTCTTTGTGATGAAGATGGCAAATTTACCATTTTTGATTCTGTAAGTGAAGTATATAAAAATTTAGATAAGATGGACATAGCACCCTATGCAGAGTCATTTATTGGAAACAATGATTATCTGAGAGAGGTAAAGTCATGGGTATTAGGTGGACATGAGGAGAAATTCAGTGTAGGAGCTATAGCTACTCCTGGTGGATCCGGATCTGTGAGTTCTACGTTGAAAAATATATTGGACCCGGGAGAAACGCTGCTTATTCCAAATATCGGTTGGGGTCCCTATAAGATAATGGCAAAGGAACATGATTTAAAAATAGAAACCTATGAATTATTCAATGAAAAAGATGAATTTAATATTGAAAGTTTTAGAGAGAAATCATCTGAGATAATGAAATCACAGGGGAAAGTTTTGGCTATAATAAATGACCCATGTCATAATCCTACAGGTTACTCTATGAGTAGATCTGAATGGGAGAGTGTTGTAAAAGTTATGAATGATCTATCTAAAGATGGAAACTATATACTTTTAAATGATATTGCCTATATAGACTATGCTGTGAAAGGATATAAGGAAAGCCGTAAATATATGGAGTGTTTTACAGATTTATCTTCTAAAAATTTGGTTGTATTCTCCTTTAGCTGTTCTAAAACACTTACTAAATATGGTCTTCGTGTAGGAGGAAGCGTTTTTATTTCAAATGAAAAGAAAAATGTAGACGACTATATGAGAGCCAACGAATTTACGTGCCGGGGGATATGGTCAAATATTCCTAAGGGTGGAATGAAATTATTTTCAACTATTCAAAGGGATGAAATCTTAAGAGGTAACTTAACAGAGGAAAGAAATAGTTATGTTAAATTATTAGAAAAAAGATCTAAGATATTTTTAGAGGAAGCTCGTGAAGTAGGTTTAGAAGTTTATCCATATAAGGAAGGTTTTTTTATTACGCTAAAGATAAAAGATGAAAAAATCAAAGAAAGTCTGGAAAAGCTGAATCAGGAAAATATATATCCAATCCAGGTAGCCCATGGGATAAGGATTGCAATATGTGGAAGTCCCAGTAAAAAATTAGATGGCTTAGCTAAAAAAATTAAAAATATTATAGGTTAA
- the aroE gene encoding shikimate dehydrogenase codes for MKNKYALIGEKLGHSYSPVIHNMIFEKIEVDGKYSLLEVPRNNISEVVKKLRGEELSGINITIPYKTDIIEYLDEVSEEAKQIGAVNTVISKDGKLIGYNTDYYGFRMIITKLKLEIKNKKNFICGAGGSARAVIKCLEDLGGENYLVTRDKEKARINFKSFQNLNIISYNELQSISDKNLIVNCTPCGMYPNIECSILDEEEKKEYCAGIDLIYNPQKTKFLEGFEVGENGLLMLVGQAVKAEEIWQERDISEDDTQEIYEKIKEMIYKK; via the coding sequence ATGAAAAATAAATATGCTTTAATTGGAGAGAAATTAGGACATAGTTACTCTCCTGTAATCCATAATATGATCTTTGAAAAAATTGAGGTAGATGGAAAATATTCATTATTAGAGGTACCTCGTAATAATATCTCAGAAGTGGTAAAAAAATTAAGAGGTGAAGAGTTGTCGGGAATTAATATAACTATCCCTTATAAAACAGATATTATAGAATATCTAGATGAAGTTTCCGAAGAAGCTAAACAGATAGGAGCAGTTAATACTGTGATCTCTAAGGATGGGAAGTTAATCGGGTATAATACAGATTACTATGGGTTCAGGATGATAATAACTAAATTAAAATTAGAAATAAAAAATAAAAAAAACTTTATCTGTGGTGCCGGGGGTTCAGCCAGAGCGGTGATTAAATGTCTGGAAGATCTAGGTGGAGAGAATTATTTAGTTACCAGAGATAAAGAAAAAGCCAGGATAAATTTTAAAAGTTTTCAAAATTTAAATATTATCTCTTACAATGAACTACAATCTATATCTGATAAGAATTTAATAGTTAATTGCACACCCTGTGGGATGTATCCCAATATAGAGTGTAGTATATTGGATGAAGAGGAGAAAAAAGAATATTGTGCTGGGATAGACCTTATCTATAACCCTCAGAAGACTAAGTTCCTGGAGGGGTTTGAAGTAGGAGAAAATGGTCTGCTGATGCTGGTAGGACAGGCTGTAAAAGCAGAGGAAATATGGCAGGAAAGAGATATATCTGAAGACGATACACAAGAAATCTATGAAAAGATAAAGGAAATGATCTATAAGAAATAA
- a CDS encoding chorismate mutase codes for MKKLDQWRDEIDKIDQEMAELFVKRMKVVEGIARYKQSTGMEVLDTAREKVVIEENSKRVTDEKLKKYYVEFLESNMKISRNFQKSILGLDKVVGYQGIPGSFSYLALKTKYKDELLNSYQNFEDVFTALKNKEIEVGVLPIENSYTGDITDNFDLMKKYNAYIIDIIELKIDHNLLGVKGAKLSDIVEIYSHVQGFKQSQTFLKGRGYKEIPYYNTAISAKYVSEMKDITKGAIGSAETAAIYNLDILAKNINTHEDNTTKFMVIGNKLIVNKDHNRVMAAFSTYNKSGDLSSVLGKFNKYGINMLSIKSRPLKDSPWEYIFFVELEGNYETLKPAIEKIEKKSKYFEVIGSYEK; via the coding sequence ATGAAAAAATTAGATCAATGGAGAGATGAGATAGATAAAATCGATCAAGAGATGGCAGAATTATTTGTAAAAAGAATGAAAGTTGTAGAAGGAATTGCAAGATATAAGCAGAGTACAGGGATGGAAGTACTGGATACAGCCAGGGAAAAAGTAGTAATCGAGGAAAATTCCAAGAGAGTTACAGATGAGAAACTAAAAAAATATTATGTTGAATTTTTAGAAAGTAATATGAAGATATCCAGAAATTTTCAAAAATCTATCCTAGGACTAGATAAGGTAGTTGGATACCAGGGGATACCGGGATCATTTAGTTATTTAGCATTAAAAACTAAATATAAAGATGAACTCCTAAACTCCTATCAAAATTTTGAAGATGTATTTACAGCATTAAAAAATAAGGAGATAGAGGTAGGAGTACTCCCTATTGAAAACTCATATACAGGGGATATCACCGATAACTTTGATCTTATGAAAAAATATAATGCCTACATAATAGATATTATAGAGTTAAAAATAGATCACAATTTATTGGGAGTAAAGGGGGCAAAGTTAAGCGATATTGTGGAGATATATTCCCATGTTCAGGGATTTAAGCAATCCCAGACTTTTTTAAAGGGAAGGGGTTATAAGGAAATACCATATTATAATACAGCTATAAGTGCAAAATATGTAAGTGAAATGAAGGATATAACTAAAGGGGCTATAGGGAGTGCTGAGACGGCCGCGATCTATAATTTGGATATACTGGCAAAAAACATAAATACCCATGAAGATAATACAACTAAATTTATGGTTATTGGAAATAAATTGATTGTAAATAAAGATCATAATAGGGTCATGGCAGCATTTTCCACTTATAATAAATCAGGGGATCTTTCCAGTGTTTTAGGAAAATTCAATAAATACGGGATCAATATGCTGAGCATAAAATCAAGACCTCTTAAAGATTCTCCCTGGGAATATATCTTTTTTGTGGAATTAGAAGGGAACTATGAGACTTTGAAACCTGCCATAGAAAAGATAGAGAAAAAAAGTAAATATTTTGAGGTGATTGGCAGTTATGAAAAATAA
- the aroC gene encoding chorismate synthase: MGSTWGKNIKLSLFGESHGVGIGITIDGLPAGVELDLDAIKAEMQRRATGKNELTTARKEADTFEILSGYFNGYTTGAPLSILIRNRDQQSRDYSKIKDIARPAHADYTGYKRYDGYNDYRGGGHFSGRLTAPIVFAGAVAKQILKDKEIYIGTHIKSIKDLQDRDFCESDLNTEVFKKLAEKQLPFLDENLESLSREKILQAKSKCDSLGGVIECSIIGMKPGVGNPFFNSIESQLAGLMYSIPAVKGVEFGAGFGITELFGSEANDNIYIDGDKVKTKTNNNGGVLGGITNGMPINFKVAIKPTPSISKAQETINMKTNEETEFKIIGRHDPCIVPRALVVVEAMTAIGILDFLVVS, from the coding sequence ATGGGTTCAACTTGGGGAAAAAATATAAAATTATCATTGTTTGGAGAATCTCACGGTGTAGGGATAGGGATTACTATTGATGGGCTGCCGGCAGGGGTAGAGTTAGACCTGGATGCAATAAAGGCAGAGATGCAAAGACGAGCCACAGGTAAAAATGAACTTACAACTGCCAGAAAAGAAGCGGATACTTTTGAGATTTTAAGCGGATATTTTAATGGTTACACTACAGGAGCACCTCTTAGTATATTAATAAGAAATAGAGACCAGCAATCGAGGGATTACAGCAAGATAAAGGATATAGCCAGACCGGCTCATGCTGACTATACCGGTTATAAAAGATATGATGGATACAATGATTACCGTGGAGGAGGTCATTTTTCAGGACGGTTGACGGCTCCCATTGTGTTTGCAGGGGCAGTGGCAAAGCAAATATTGAAGGATAAAGAAATTTATATAGGAACTCATATAAAGAGTATAAAAGATCTTCAAGACAGGGATTTCTGTGAAAGTGATCTAAATACAGAAGTTTTTAAAAAATTAGCTGAGAAGCAGCTTCCATTTTTAGATGAAAACTTAGAAAGCCTCAGCCGGGAAAAAATACTCCAGGCAAAAAGTAAGTGTGACTCTTTAGGAGGAGTGATAGAATGCTCTATTATAGGGATGAAACCTGGAGTAGGAAATCCATTTTTTAACTCCATTGAGAGTCAGTTAGCTGGGCTGATGTATTCTATCCCTGCTGTAAAAGGTGTAGAATTTGGTGCTGGATTTGGAATAACCGAACTATTTGGAAGCGAAGCCAATGACAATATCTATATAGACGGTGATAAAGTAAAAACTAAAACTAATAATAATGGAGGAGTTTTAGGTGGGATTACCAATGGAATGCCTATAAACTTTAAAGTTGCTATAAAACCAACTCCCTCTATATCAAAGGCTCAGGAAACTATAAATATGAAGACCAATGAGGAAACAGAATTTAAGATTATAGGAAGACATGACCCCTGTATAGTTCCAAGGGCTTTAGTGGTAGTAGAAGCAATGACAGCCATAGGAATCTTAGATTTTTTGGTGGTATCTTAG
- the aroA gene encoding 3-phosphoshikimate 1-carboxyvinyltransferase produces the protein MKVRIIPNELKGDVVIPPSKSLAHRAIIAGSLAEGKSVITNLNFSNDIRVTTQAMKDLGVNIEVFEDYEIITGSKNLKRVNRVINCGESGSTIRFMIPISLLADGEVTFVGEGRLTTRPLNVFHEIFDKQKIKYSRGVEELPLTIDGKLKSGKFEVRGDISSQFITGLLYTLPKLDGDSEIIITTNLESKGYIDLTLDILDKFGVKIINENYERFVVPGNQGYRAHDYRVEGDFSQVAFWLVAGFLNDGINCLGMNPNSLQGDREIIKILKDMGGDLIIDEDRISIAGKQSIGSIIDLSQCPDLGPIVTVLASLSEGTTRIINAGRLRIKESDRITSMTTELNKLGAKIVETENGMVIEGVKNLKGGVEVDAWNDHRVAMALAVASSRCDEPIILTGADSVKKSYPDFWKDFEKLNGKIQIIEE, from the coding sequence ATGAAGGTTAGAATAATTCCAAATGAATTAAAGGGAGATGTGGTGATACCACCATCTAAAAGTCTAGCACATAGAGCTATAATTGCAGGTTCATTAGCAGAGGGGAAAAGCGTAATAACAAATCTTAATTTTTCAAATGATATAAGGGTAACAACTCAGGCTATGAAAGATCTAGGTGTAAATATAGAAGTATTTGAAGATTATGAAATTATTACAGGATCTAAAAATCTAAAGAGGGTTAATAGGGTTATAAATTGCGGAGAATCAGGGTCTACAATTAGATTTATGATACCTATATCTCTATTGGCAGATGGGGAAGTAACATTTGTAGGAGAAGGAAGACTAACTACCAGACCACTCAATGTATTTCATGAAATTTTTGATAAACAGAAAATAAAATATAGTCGAGGTGTAGAAGAGCTTCCATTAACTATTGATGGGAAATTAAAATCAGGAAAATTTGAGGTAAGGGGAGATATAAGTTCGCAATTTATAACAGGACTACTCTACACATTACCAAAATTAGATGGGGATTCTGAAATAATTATAACTACTAATCTAGAGTCTAAAGGATATATAGATCTGACTTTAGATATTTTAGACAAATTCGGCGTTAAAATAATCAATGAAAATTATGAAAGATTTGTTGTTCCTGGAAACCAAGGTTACAGGGCACATGATTATAGGGTCGAGGGAGATTTTTCCCAGGTAGCTTTTTGGCTGGTAGCTGGATTTTTAAATGATGGTATCAATTGTCTTGGGATGAATCCTAATTCATTGCAAGGTGACAGGGAAATAATAAAGATATTGAAAGATATGGGTGGCGATCTAATAATAGATGAAGATAGAATTAGTATAGCGGGAAAACAATCGATAGGATCGATAATTGACTTGAGTCAATGCCCGGATTTAGGACCCATAGTAACAGTTTTAGCAAGCCTAAGTGAGGGAACTACCAGGATAATTAATGCTGGAAGATTGAGAATAAAAGAATCTGACAGGATAACTTCTATGACAACAGAACTTAATAAACTAGGAGCTAAGATAGTAGAAACTGAAAATGGAATGGTTATAGAGGGAGTAAAAAACTTAAAAGGTGGAGTAGAAGTAGATGCCTGGAACGATCATAGGGTTGCCATGGCACTAGCAGTAGCCAGCAGCAGGTGTGATGAGCCTATTATCCTCACAGGAGCAGACTCAGTAAAAAAATCATACCCGGATTTTTGGAAAGATTTTGAAAAATTAAACGGGAAGATACAAATAATAGAGGAATAA
- the aroB gene encoding 3-dehydroquinate synthase has protein sequence MEKLHINLDEKSYDIFIERGIFEEVGKYISKIYKKKKIVVVTDTNVDSLYGDKILKNLENSGYTPVKVVFDAGEENKNFDTLTEVYEKMIDSGIKRGDLLIAFGGGVVGDLAGFAASTIYRGMDFIQIPTTLLAQVDSSVGGKVAVDTTRGKNLVGSFYQPKMVIIDPELLKTLDEREVRSGMAEVIKYGAIYDNKFFNYLLEKKDLKSSMGDIEKIIKRCCEIKAQIVEIDELDLGLRMILNFGHTLGHAIEKYYDYTKYTHGEAISIGMYEITILGEKLGITKKGESEKMKEILKKYELPIEDKVNLGDLIEIMKSDKKNISGILNFIFLSEIGKVEVKKVAEEEIANKLFK, from the coding sequence ATGGAAAAATTACACATAAATTTAGATGAGAAATCCTATGATATTTTTATAGAGAGGGGAATATTTGAAGAGGTAGGAAAATATATATCAAAAATCTATAAAAAGAAAAAAATAGTTGTAGTAACCGATACAAATGTAGACAGCCTCTACGGAGATAAAATATTAAAAAACTTAGAAAATTCAGGTTATACACCTGTAAAGGTAGTCTTTGATGCAGGGGAAGAAAATAAAAATTTTGATACCCTCACTGAGGTATATGAAAAAATGATTGATTCAGGAATAAAAAGAGGAGATCTGCTTATAGCTTTTGGTGGTGGAGTTGTAGGAGATTTAGCAGGATTTGCAGCATCTACAATATATAGAGGGATGGATTTTATCCAAATACCAACGACACTATTAGCTCAGGTAGACAGTAGTGTAGGAGGAAAAGTTGCTGTAGATACAACCAGAGGTAAAAATTTAGTCGGGAGTTTTTATCAGCCTAAGATGGTAATAATCGATCCGGAACTCCTAAAAACATTAGATGAAAGGGAAGTAAGGAGCGGAATGGCTGAGGTAATAAAATACGGAGCCATCTATGACAATAAATTTTTTAATTATCTATTAGAGAAAAAAGATCTAAAGAGTTCTATGGGAGATATAGAAAAAATTATCAAAAGGTGTTGTGAGATAAAAGCTCAAATTGTAGAGATAGATGAGTTAGATCTTGGACTACGTATGATATTAAACTTTGGTCATACTCTGGGTCATGCTATTGAAAAATATTATGATTATACAAAATATACCCACGGAGAGGCAATCTCTATAGGGATGTATGAGATTACTATATTGGGGGAAAAATTAGGGATAACTAAAAAAGGTGAATCAGAAAAAATGAAGGAAATTTTGAAAAAATATGAACTTCCTATAGAGGATAAAGTTAATTTAGGAGACCTCATAGAAATTATGAAAAGTGATAAAAAAAATATATCAGGGATATTAAATTTTATATTTTTATCTGAAATAGGTAAGGTAGAGGTAAAGAAGGTCGCAGAGGAAGAGATAGCCAATAAATTATTTAAATAA